ccattttctccccattttttccccccattattccccatttccccccattttcccccccatttctcccccatttttccccaaaatcccccattttctcccaaaaatctccattttttttccccattttcccccattttctccccattttccccccatttccctccattttccccccatttctgcCCCCATTTTTGCCCCGATTTTCCGCATTCCCCcccattatttttccaaaatccccattatttttccccattatccccattatttttccccaaaatcccccattttttcccctaaaaatccccattattttccccattttcccccattttctcccattattttcccccaagaatccccattattttccccaaaatcccccattttttccctaaaaatctccattttttccccatttttccacccattttccccccattttttcccccattttccccattttttcccccattattccccatttctgcccccattttcccccccattttccccccatttctccccctaatttcccccattttccccccatttttcccccattttccccccattatttttcccccaaatcccccattttttcccctaaaaatctccattttttccccattttttcccattttctccccatttcccccccatttctcTCCCAttccccccccattttccccccatttttcccccattttcccccatttttcccccatttctccccccattttctcccaaaaatcttctttttttccccattttccccccattttccccccattttatcccccattttcccctcaaaatctccattttttttccccattttcccccatttttctccccattttcccccccattttccccccatttctcccaaaaatctccatttttttgtcccattttccctccattttccccccatttctcccccattttccccataaatcccccattttttccctaaaaatctccattttttcccccattttttccccattttccccattattttccccccaaaaatccccattattttccccaaaatccccatttctcctcccattattccccattatgcccccatttttttcccccatttctctccccatttttccccccatttctctccccattttttccccattttctccccattttctcccccattttcttcccatttttcctcgtttttccccccatttttttccccattttctccctatttttttcccaaaatccccatttctcctcccattatttccccattatgcccccatttttcccccattctccccccattttcccattatttttccccattttccccattttctccccattattttcccccattttccccataaatcccccatttttcccctcaaaatctccattttttttccccattattttcccattttccccattattttccccccattatttttcccaaaatccccatttttccccccagttctCGGAGGCCGAGTGCGCTCGCcgggccctggagcagctcaaCGGCTTCGAGCTGGCCGGGCGCCCCATGCGCGTGGGGGCAGCTCAGCGAGCGCCCGGACGGCGCCACCGACGTCACCTTCCCCGAGCCCCCGGGGACACCTGGCGGTGCACCGCACCTGGGGCCACGCCCGGCGCCACGCCCGCGGCCACGCCCGGCACCGCCCTGGGCACCTTGGGGACCTTGGGGCCGCTGACGTGCGGggaggagccagagctgggcacggCCGcggggaggctgcagctgatGGCAAAGCTGGCGGAAGGTGAGGggcaaaaatgatgaaaaatggtgaaaaaatggggaaaatcggtgaaaaaatggagaaaatcggtgaaaaaatggagaaaatcggtggaaaaatgaggattttagAGGGGTTTTAGGGTTACCTGTGAGGGGGAAATGGCGGcaaaatggagggaaaatggcagaaaaaatgggggaaaaatgggggaaaatatggggagaaaatggggaaaaatggggaaaaatgaggaaaagtgggggtaaaatggggaaaatcggtgaaaaaatggagaaaatcggtggaaaaatggggattttagaGGGGTTTTAAGGTTACCTGTGAGGGCatctgtgaggggaaaatggcggcaaaatggagggaaaatggaggaaaaaatgggggaaaaatgaggagaaaatggggaaaaaatggaggaaaaatggggaaaatgagggaaaagtgggggtaaaatggggaaaatcggtggaaaaatggggaaaattggtggaaaaatgaggattttagAGGGGTTTTAAGGTTACATGGGGATATCTGTGAGGGCAcctgtgaggggaaaatggcgGAAAAATGGCGGCAAAATGgcggaaaaatggggaaaaatgaggaaaaatgaggaagaaaatggggagaaaaatggggaaaagtgaggaagaaatgaggaaaaaatggcagcaaaatggaggaaaaatgaggaaaaaatggggaaaaatggctGCAAAATGGCGGCAAAATGGAGGAAAagtgagggaaaaatggggaaaaaatggggagaaatggggaaaaaaatggggaatttagAGGGGTTTTAGGGTTACCCGGGGACACCTGGCGGTGCCACCACACCTGGGGCCACGCCCGGGGCCACGCCCGCGGCCACGCCCGGCACCGCCCTGGGCACCTTGGGGACCTTGGGGCCGCTGACGTGCGGggaggagccagagctgggcacggCCGcggggaggctgcagctgatGGCAAAGCTGGCGGAAGGtgagggggaaatggggcaaaaatggggaaaaatggggagaaatgaggaaaatcggtgaaaaaatggagaaaatcgGTGGAAAAATGGCGAAAATcggtggaaaaatggggattttagaGGGGTTTTAAGGTTACATGGGGATATCTGTGAGGGGAAATGGGGGcaaaatggagggaaaatggcgggaaaaatgggggaaaaatgaggaaaaaatgggggaaaatatggggagaaaatggggaaaaatggggaaagtgAGGGAAAAGTGGGggtaaaatggggaaaatcggtgaaaaaatggagaaaatcggtggaaaaatggagattttagAGGGTTTTAAGGTTACATGGGGACACCTGTGAGGGCatctgtgaggggaaaatggcggcaaaatggagggaaaatggaggaaaaatgaggaaaaaatgggggaaaagtgggggtaaaatggggaaaatcggtgaaaaaatggagaaaatcggtgaaaaaatgaggattttagAGGGGTTTTAAGGTTACATGGGGATATCTGTGAGGGCAcctgtgaggggaaaatggcgGCAAAATGGTGGcaaatggaggaaaaatgaggaagaaaatggggagaaaaatggggaaaaaaatggggattttagaGGGGTTTTAGGGttacctggggacacctggcagtgccaccacaCCTGGGGCCACGCCCACGGCCACGCCCGGCACCGCCCTGGGCACCTTGGGGACCTTGGGGCCGCTGACGTGCGGGGAGGAGCCCGAGCTGGGCACGGCCGcggggaggctgcagctgatGGCAAAGCTGGCGAAGGTGAGGGggaaaaatgatgaaaaatggtgaaaaaatggggaaaatcggtgaaaaaatggagaaaatcggtgaaaaaatggggattttagaGGGGTTTTAGGGTTACCTgtgagggggaaatggggggaaaatggcgGCAAAATGGAGTAAAAAATGgcggaaaaaatgggggaaaaatgaggagaaagtgaggaaaatgagggaaaagtgggggtaaaatggggaaaatcggtgaaaaaatggcaaaaatcggtggaaaaatgaggattttagAGGGGTTTTAAGGTTACATGGGGATATCTGTGAGGGCAcctgtgaggggaaaatggcggcaaaatggaggaaaaatgaggaaaaaatgggggaaaatatggggagaaatggggaaaaaatggggaatttagAGGGGTTTTAGGGTTACCCGGGGACACCTGGCGGTGCCACCACACCTGGGCCACGCCCGGGGGCCACGCCCGCGGCCACGCCCGGCACCGCCCTGGGCACCTTGGGGACCTTGGGGCCGCTGACGTGCGGggaggagccagagctgggcacggCCGcggggaggctgcagctgatGGCAAAGCTGGCGGAAGgtgagggggaaatgggggagaaatgcgaaaaaatgggagaaatgaggaaaatcagtgaaaaaatgaagaaaatcggtggaaaaatgaagaaaatcggtggaaaaatggggattttagaGGGGTTTTAGGGTTCCCTGTGAGGGGgatatggggggaaaatggcGGCAAAATGgcgggaaaaatgggggaaaaatgaggaaaaaatgggggaaaatatggggagaaaatggggaaaaatggggaaagtgAGGGAAAAGTGGGGGTAAAATGGAGAAAATCggtgaaaaaatggagaaaatcggtgaaaaaatgaggattttagAGGGGTTTTAAGGTTACCTgtgaggggaaatggggggaaaatggcggcaaaatgggggaaaaatgaggaaaaaatggggaagaaatggggaaaaaatggaggaaaaatggggaaaatgagggaaaagtggggtaaaatggggaaaatcggtgaaaaaatggagaaaataggtggaaaaatggggattttagaGGGTTTTAGGTTACCTGTGAGGGGgatatggggggaaaatggtggcaaaatggaggaaaaatgagggagaaaatggggaaaaaatggaggaaaaatgggaaaatgagggaaaagtgggggtaaaatggggaaaattggtgaaaaaatggagaaaatcggtggaaaaatggggattttagaGGGGTTTTAGGGTTACCTGTGAGGGCatctgtgaggggaaaatggcgGCAAAATGGCGGCAAAATGGCGTCAAAATGGCggaaaaatggcagaaaaatgaggaagaaaatgggggagaaaaatggggaaaaatgaggaagaaatgaggaaaaaatggcagcaaaatggaggaaaaatgaggaaaaaatggggaaaaaatggctgcaaaatggaggaaaaacgtgagggaaaaatggggaaaaaatggggaatttagAGGGGTTTTAGGGTTACCCGGGGACACCTGGCGGTGCCACCACACCTGGGGCCACGCCCGGGGCCACGCCCGGGGCCACGCCCGGCACCGCCCTGGGCACCTTGGGGACCTTGGGGCCGCTGACGTGCGGggaggagccagagctgggcacggCCGcggggaggctgcagctgatGGCAAAGCTGGCGGAAGgtgagggggaaatgggggagaaatggggtgaaaatggtaaaaaaatgggaaaatgggggtaaaatggggaaaatcggtgaaaaaatggagaaaatcggtgaaaaaatggggattttagaGGGGTTTTTAGGGTTACCTGTGAGGGGGATATGGGGGAAAATGGCGgcaaaatggaggaaaaatggcggaaaaaatgggggaaaaatgggggaaaaatgaggagaaaatgaggaaaatgagggaaaagtgggggtaaaatggggaaaatcggtgaaaaaatggagaaaatcggtgaaaaaatggagattttagAGGGGTTTTAAGGTTACATGGGGATatctgtgaggggaaaatggcggcaaatggagggaaaatggaggaaaaaatgggggaaaaatgatgaaaaattgggggaaaatatggggagaaaatggggaaaatgagggaaaagtgggggtaaaatgaggaaaatcagtgaaaaaatggcaaaaatcggtggaaaaatggggattttagaGGGGTTTTAAGGTTACATGGGGATAcctgtgaggggaaaatggcggcaaaatggaggaaaaatgaggaaaaaaatggggaaaaatgaggaaaaaatggaggaaaatatggggtgaaaatggggaaaaatggggaaaatgaggaaaagtgggggtaaaatggggaaaatcggtgaaaaaatggagaaaatcggtggaaaaatgaggattttagAGGGGTTTTAGGGGACAcctgtgaggggaaaatggcggcaaaatggagggaaaatggcggaaaaaatgggggaaaaatgaggagaaaatggggaagaaatggaggaaaaatgggaaaaatgagggaaaagtgggggttaaaatggggaaaatcagtgaaaaaatggagaaaatcggtggaaaaatggggattttagaGGGGTTTTAGGGTTAcgtgtgaggggaaaatggcggcaaaatggagggaaaatggCGGAAAAAATGGGGgcaaaatggaggaaaaatgaggaaaaaatggggaagaaaatggggaaaaaatggaggaaaaatggggaaaatgagggaaaagtgggggtaaaatggggaaaatcggTGAAAAAATGGCGAAAATCGGTGGAAAAATGGGGGATTTTAGAGGGGTTTTTAGAGTTACATgtgagggggaaatgggggggaaatggcggcaaaatggaggaaaaaatgggggaaaaatgggggaaaaatgaggagaaaatgggaaaaatgaggaaaaaatgggggtgaaatggaggaaaaaaaatcggtgaaaaatgtggattttaggggtttttggggtttcctggCACACCTGGGTGCCGTTTTGGGGGGTtccaggtgggatttttttttgctcccCATGTcgattttgggctgaattttgccGTTTTTGGTTCATTCCAGGCTCgggcctgcagctcccggccccgGTGCAAATTTGggccaattttggggtttttggggctgattttgggcccatttttggggtttttggggctgattttgggcccatttttggggtttctaggcccgattttggccatttttggggttctgggcccgattttggggttttggggctgatttttggCGTTTCCAGGcccaattttttggggtttttggggctgatttttggggtttttggggtttctcgGTGCTGATAttggggctgatttttggggtttctggggctgatttttgggcccatttttggggtttccgggcccaatttttggggggttttggggcggatttttggggtttttggggtttctcgGTGCTGATAttggggctgatttttgggtttctggggctgatttttgggttgatttttgtggttttgggcccaatttttggtggttttggggtgatttttggggtttttggggcccAATTTTTGGAGTTTCTGGGCCTGgttttttgggttgatttttggggtttctgggccTGATTTTTTGAGGTTTCTGGGGccgattttttggggtttttgatcTCCCTGACCCcgattttgggtccattttgggcccatttttggtgtttctgggcccaaattttggggtttttggggtttccgggccccatttttgggatttttggggctgatttttgggttgatttttggggtttctgggcctggttttttggtggttttggggcccaattttggggtttttcatcTCCCTGACCCCaatttttgggctgattttgagCCCATTTTTGGAGTTTCTGGGCgcaatttttggggtttttaggctTTCCAGACccgttttttggggtttctgacACTCCCGACccgattttgggctgatttttggtgtttttggctGATTTCAGGCTcggggctgcagctcccggccccgGCGCAGGCGGCGCTGCAGCAGCTGAACGGGCCCTGACCCCAAATTTGGGCcgagttttggggattttggggtttccggGGCCCGATTTTCGGGATTTTTGGGGCCaatttttgggatttcaggCCCatttttttgggttggtttttggggtttctgggccCAATTTTTGcgtgatttttgggggttttggggccgAGTTTTGGGATTTCCAGGCCCAattttttgggttgatttttgggatttctgggcctggtttttggggtttttggggctgatttttggggtttccaggcccaatttttggggtttccagggctgatttttgggttcatttttgtgtttctggggctgatttttggttgatttttggtggttttgggcccaattttgggggttttggggctgatttttggggtttctggggctgatttttgggttgatttttgGGTTTCCGGGCCCGATTTTTTGGGTTtctggggctgattttgggtgGTTCTGGggccaattttggggtttttaatctCCCTGACCCCaatttttgggctgattttgggcccaattttggggtttccaggcctgatttttggggtttctggactgatttttgggttgatttttggggctgatttttggCATTTCCGGGCccgattttttggggtttttgggctgatttttggTGGTTTCTGGAGGTTTCCGGgcccaatttttggggtttttggggtcgatttctggggtttttggggtttccgGGCccgattttttggggtttctggggctGATTCTTGGgttaatttttggggttttgggccggtttttggggtttccGGGCCcaatttttggtgtttttggggtttctgaacccaatttttggggtttctgatgTCCCTGACCccgattttgggctgattttcgGTGTTTTTGGTCCGTTCCAGGCTcggggctgcagctcccggccccgGCGCAGGCGGCGCTGCAGCAGCTGAACGGGGCCCTGACCCCGCTGGGGGGGCTCAACCCCGCGGCGCTcacaggtgaccccaaaaatgggacatggcgggggaggggaagggggggtggggggtgggagaggggtggggggggtgggtgggggagggggaaaaaagaaaacgccggaaaagaaaaaaaaaccaaaaaaaaccccccaaaaatcccaaaaaaatgaccaaaaaaacccccaaaaatcaaaaaaaatgaccaaaaaaccccaaaaaaatcaaacccaaaaaaccaaaaaaaaaccccaaaaaaaaccccaaaaaacccccccaaaaatcaaaaaattaccaaaaaaaacccccaaaaagaccaaaaaaccaaaaaaaaaacccaaaaaacccccaaaaatcaaaaaaatgaccaaaaaaaaaccgcaaaaaaagtccaaaaaaacccaaaaaaacaaaaaccaaaaaaaaaaaccaacaaaaaaagccaaaaaaaaacccaaaaaaaccaacgaAAATGGaggtgggggtgggggagggggaaaaaaaaaaaacccgaaaaaaggaaaaaaaaaccaaaaaaaaaaccccaaaaaaaccccaaaaatcaaaaaaatgaccaaaaaaaaccccaaaaaagaccaaaaacaaaaaaaaaaaccaaaaaaccccccaaaaataaaaaaaaaaaaaaacaaaaaaagaccaaaaaaccaaaaaaaaacccaaaaaaaccccccaaaaatccaaaaaaagacaaaaaaaaaccgcaaaaaaagtccaaaaaacccaaaaaaaaaaaaaaaaaaaatccaaaaaaaacccccaaaaaaaccaacgaaaatgggggtgggggtgggggagggggatGGGTgtgggtgggggaggggaaaaaaaaaaccgccgaaaaaaggaaaaaaaaaacaaaaaaaaaccccaaaaaaaccaaccaaaaaaaccccccaaaaaaaacccccaataaacccaaaaagcaaaaaaaaaccccaaaaaattaaaaaaaaaaaaaaaaaaaaccaaaaaaacaacaaaaaacattttggggccattttggggccatttttgggaccattttggagccattttggaaccattttgggaccattttgagCCCATTTTGGAACCATTTTTGCGACCatttttgggaccattttggggcaatttgggacaattttgggaccattttgggacCTTTTTTGGCgccattttgggaccattttggtgccattttggggggaaaattctgggaccattttggggcaatttgtggccattttgggaccattttggggccattttggggctattttgggaccaattttttggccattttgggaccatttttgCGACCATTTTGGGACAATTTTTGGAccattttctcccaattttggtgccattttggCACCATTTTGGGACCaatttgggaccattttggacCATTTTTGGCgccattttgggaccatttcaggaccattttgggaccattttttggggccattttctcccaattttgggaccattttggagCCATTTTGAGCCCATTTTGGAACCATTTTTGTGACAAATTTGGaaccattttggggccattttgggcaattttgaaACCATTTTGGGACCAATTTGGACCATTTTGTCACAATTTTGGAcaattttgggaccattttgggaccaatttgggaccattttgggaccattttagggcaattttgggaccattttgggaccatttttgGACCATCTTGGAgccattttgggaccatttttgggaccattttggggccatttttgggacCATTTCGGGACCATTTTGGACAATTTTAGGACCATTTTAGGGCCATTTCGGGAccattttgggggaaaattttgTGACAATTTTAGGAcaattttgggccattttgggacCATTCTTGGGGccattttctccaattttttggccattttgggaccattttgggaccatttttaGGACaattttgggcaaatttgggaCCATTTTGAGGCCATTCAGGACAATTTTGGGACAATTTTGGGGCCATCTTGGAGCCATTTCGGAACcaattttggggccattttgggaccattttgggaccatttttgGACAATTTTGGGGCCTTTTTTGGAGctattttgggaccattttgggaccattttttGGCTATTTTGGGACCATATTGGAGccattttttgcccattttgggaccattttgggacattttggggggaaaattttgggaccatttttgGACAATTTTGGGACCAGTTTCTCCCaattttggtgccattttgggaccatttttggcaccattttgggaccatttcgGGACCTTTTGGGACCATCttgggggaaaattttgggaccattttggggccatttttgtgACAATTTTAGGACCATTTTAGGGCCATTTCGGGACCATTTTGAGGCAATTTTGGAACCATTTTGGAACcatttgggaccattttgggaccattttttGGCTATTTTGGGACAATTTTGGGACCAATTTTTTGGCTATTTTGGGACAATTTTGGGACCACTTTGTCAcaattttgggaccattttaggacaattttgggcaaatttgggaCCATTTTGAGGCCATTTCAGGACCATTTTTAGGACAATTTCGGGACCATTTTGAGACCATTTTGTGCCCATTTTGTGCCCATTTTGAGCCGTTTCTCgctggaatttggggaaattttgtgGCAAAACTTCCTGAATCTCCTGAATTccaggaaatttgggaaatttgggaattttggaattCTAACCCTcgattttttctctttcccctctccccagccctgagcccggCGCTGAATTTGGCCTCGCAGTGTTTGACGCTCTCGGGCTCTTCTCGCCCCAGACCATGTGAGCCCCAAACCAGTACAAAAATCccagtaaaaaccagtaaaaaccagtaaaaaccagCGCAGACCCACCCCAGACCCACcccagttcaaaccagttcaaaccagtaaaggaaaaccccaaaccagtaAGGAAAACCctcaaaccagtataaaccagtaaggGAAAATGAGTTCCCAGTTCGTCCCAGTAAGGCAAAAccccatcccagttcatcccagtacaaaccagtaaccccagagcccatcccagtataaaccagtaaggaaaaaccccaaaccagtaagggaaaaggtaaaaccagtATGAACCAGTAAGGGAAAACGCattcccagtttgtcccagtaaGGCCAAGgcccatcccagttcatcccagtacaaaccagtaaccccagagcccatcccagtataaaccagtaaaggaaaaccccaaaccagtaaggaaaaccccaaaccagtaAGGAAAACCctcaaaccagtataaaccagtaaggGAAAACGAgttcccagttcatcccagtaaGGCCAAGGCCCctccagttcatcccagttcatcccagtatggcccagtcccctcccagtataaaccagtaaggcccaaaccccctcccagtataaaccagtaacccccagttccctcccagtataaaccagtaaccccaaacccctcccagtataaaccagtaaggcccaaacccctcccagtataaaccagtaacccccagttccctcccagtataaaccagtaaccccaaaccccatcccagtataaaccagtaaggcccaaacccatcccagtacaaaccagtaaccccagtTCCCGCCCAGTTCCCCTCTAACCCcgcccccttttcctttccaggtGAGATTCGGCTCCGCCCCCTTCCCCTCAGGCCACGCCCCCTCTCTCCGGCCCCTTcttcctcccccctccccttcctgGCGGGGAAAAGGGGGCGTGGCCTCGGCCTTTGGCCCCGCCCCCCTGCCCCCGCCCCCCCCTCCCGGGgtttggaaattttgggggaaattttgggaattttgggaatttttttttttggtttttttttgtttatttttttttgttttgtttttttttttttgtttttttttgtttttggctCCGGAAtcggaaaaaaataaaaaaaataaaaaaaattcacaaaaaaaaaatcccaaacttggtttggactggtttgtactgggagggggGTGCGGGGTCGGCTGCCGGGTAAAATTCTGGTTCTCATTTGCATACATTTGCATATCGATGAGGTGGGAAGGGGCAGAGccactcccagcccctcccagctctgtcccaatCCCCCCCATTTGTATGGCAGGAGGCGATTCTGCGCCTCATTTGCATAAATTTGCATATAACCGGGTAGGCGTGGCCGGAGatgttcccagtccctcccagtataaaccagtaaccaTGGACACCATTTAGCttcaagaaattattttttatttcaaactaATTTGCATAAATTTGCATATTAATGAGATGGGCGTGGTCAGACACGGGTCTGaaacccctcccagtccaaaccagGAACCCCCAACACCATTTAGGATCAAGAAAATAGATTTACATTTCCATACTAATTTGCATAAATTTGCATATT
This sequence is a window from Agelaius phoeniceus isolate bAgePho1 unplaced genomic scaffold, bAgePho1.hap1 Scaffold_321, whole genome shotgun sequence. Protein-coding genes within it:
- the LOC143693155 gene encoding uncharacterized protein LOC143693155, which codes for MAAKWRKNVREKWGKNGEFRGVLGLPGDTWRCHHTWGHARGHARGHARHRPGHLGDLGAADVRGGARAGHGRGEAAADGKAGGRLGAAAPGPGAGGAAAAERGPDPAGGAQPRGAHSPEPGAEFGLAVFDALGLFSPQTM